The window CATGTCGTCATTGGCCACGTACCACTGTGAGTTTCcgttttgtgtggttttatttatcaaaatgaGGCATTTTAATATGGCAATTTTCAGCCACTCTTGAACAGCCTGTTTGTGATTGTCTTCcctatattgtgcctcattcaaaaagcactctgAGGTATGACACTCCTTAGAGTTTCAGTAAGAAAAGGCAGGGTTAAGCTGTCTTGGGCTGACtaagcagatatatgtaaatgggtTGGTTCTCATGACATTATAGGAACAATAcattcaaaacatgtttttgcagtttagtttccatggAACTTAATATATGGACTGAATAGTGAACGGTACATTTAaacttttaacagtgtttacctACTGCTTCAAATtccttaattaaaaaaaaaacaagcaaagttaGTTTTTTGTgtcatgggccctttaattttGACACAGTCTATGTTTTTTGGGCTTCCCCCCCTTGCGATTTACAAAATGTCTGGTAATTAAAGCCAAATTCCACTGATATTTccaaatctctgcataattaagtgggtAAGATGTTAAATAGTCATTTGAGTGGTTTAATAAGAAATGCTCCAGTCTAGAGAaatcagtcagaattgttcacagggGGGACCAGGAACCGTttgtttaatgcctttaaaagctcacAGGTTACCTACCCTGCAAGATGCCTTAGATTTATTTTTGTGCCTTGAAATTGGCTTTTTAAAGGCTGTTGATGGCAGGGAGGTACATGTAAGGTAAAATAGTTTCCAGaacaaagtgcatttttttgccactattttgttgtttttattataattattgttagtattattattattattatcattagtgTTTAGTATGTtagtaaatattacatataacaaTTCAAAGAACACTGGTCATTTTTTGAAAGTGTGCTGTAGACACAAGTCCTGATTCCTATCAGCACCATAAAGAATTCAGAGTTGGTAAGCATCTCTACAATGGTCCATTTCACTTCAAGTGACTCTTTGATCACATCTTGGCATCTGTACACGGAAATCTTTAAAAATGGCTGGAATTCCCCTCAAACGTTTACAAATACTAATATCAGAATTActcagaatgcacatccctacTCGGAATcagttcttgagaaagatcaGTGCAGACCTGTGCATCACACTGCAGTGCTTCGTTTTCACTCCCCTTTGTGCCACTGTTTTGTGTATTGTGGTGCTCTGGGTGTGAATTCCTGTCTTTTGTCAGCAGATGGGGTGTCAGTCTCTCAGTCCTTGGACCAGAGGTCACAGTGCAAAGCCCTATTCGGTGGTCCACATCTGACATGCAGGCCAAGCATAGGCACTGCCCATGAACTAGTCTGGGGCCAGCTGTTTGTATGCACACTCAGGCACTTGCGTAGCTGCTTAAGGTTCTTGGCTGACAGCTCGGTGGCCTGGCTCGTCTCAGCAGCCCTGACTGACTGCCAGCAGAGGTCACAGGAAGGGAATGAGAGAAGCTCTTCTAACTCATCCCTGCCTTCTGAGTTCCTCTTTACAGCAGTCCATACACCACATGCTGATTTTAAGTTTGAGCTAACTCGTGATAATTCTCCCTCACGTCAGCGATCAGTGGTTATAGACTATGAACAGTATTCTGTTGATGATTTTGAGACTGTGTATGATGTATTGTTGCCTGTTAAAGCAGACATCCCTATGTGCCTCACAATTCAAGTTAGTTTTGATTCAGGGTTCCAGAatgctggtggtggtgtttgtAATTTGTGAGATTACTTAAAAattcaacacagtttgaggcaaatgtagGAAGATTGTCTTGCAAAATCGTGTGCATAATCTTTCATTATTCCACTGTTGGCTACATCAGCCTTGTAgctaaaaactaaagaaacacacttcagaccaaacatgtcttggctgattgagtAAGTCATTTCAGCTAAGGGGACTTTTCAACAAACTTTCACTGTAATCTCCAAGGTTATCAGAGGTATTGGTTTCTGTGTAGTCAGTGAAACGTTTTATAATCAAATGTTTTATGAAAAGTTATGATTTCCAACACCTGGTGAAAGCTGTGACGTAATTGGAGTTTCCGTATGTAAGCTCAGGCATATGTTTTACTTTGACTGACTAGCCTCAGGGTAGTAATTAAATGACAGAAGGCTAAACGCAAGTCAGTAACACTGTATTCTCGCAAGTTAATGAAGCCCATTTTTTCCTGTGACTGTTGAGTAGCTGTGGTTAATGTATCACTGCTCTAGTTACACCACTGAGTTCACAAGTTGTAATCTgagccactgttgttattttcagctttatgttttttttcgTGTTTCTTCATACAGAATTAATCACAGCGTGATGAGTCAAAATCCTTGTGTGTCCTGCTGTGTTGATAAGGACAACATTTTGCATGTTTGGAATGTGAAAATAACAGCATGATGTGATTAAGCTGTGTATCATGTGTGTGCTTTGTGCTCACTGGTGTGCCAGTATCTGTTATGTGTCTTCTTTCCCGTGTTTTGGTATTTGACTGCACTGATGAAAACAAGGTTGGTTATTTCATCTATCACCAAGAATATGTGTACTGAGTTGCCTGTTGGCCTTATCTTTCTTTGTGGTTTAGCCACATTTACACATTGAATTTTTCAAGGTGTAGTTGCATGTGGTTGCAGAGAGGCTTGTCAGGGAGTAAAGGGGCCATGGGGGTCACACCTAGACAAGGCTCAGACTGTGGCCTGGCTCTGTCCACTCTCATTACTCTTACATTATCCAGAGTCGGCGGCCATCACGCCATACCCACTGAGCCCTCCTCTCTGACCTGGCTGCTGTTTGTAAAGCTTGTTACAATACTGGTATATTATTTCACTTTGTCACAGTATACTTTGTGTATGTCATGGATATTGGTGCATAAAGCAGTGCCAACTGCAAAACTACAAAGAGAGCATagttaggcctgtttaattgcCTTTAGTTtagcacagtatgtgaaatgtagaATAAAAATTACATGTACACAATTCACTGGGCagaaaacaaactgtaaaacCTGACAAATAAAAGCTCTCGCACGTTTTAATAAAGGTATTGCATTATGTATGTGCTACAAAATCCGATGTCCTCAATTGCAGAGAATGTTTGGTCATCCAAGgcatttaattatattttttttatttatactttggCGTTGTCGTCTGTAATTTTTTGTTGTCCATTCAACAACTTCTGATGGCATTGGTGTGCTAGGGAGGAATTTCCTTTCTTTCTatgttgttttgctgtgttctgcTTTTGAAGCAGGATGTCAGGATGTTCTTCCTCCACTAGAGGTTTGTGTTATCAAACCTCTAGCGGAGGAACCTGAATGCTGCACCCCCTCTTGATCCTAAGCCTCATCAAAGATTATAAATCGCTTCTCTAatgtccctcacagaaaatgtgAAATCAGTCTGCACTGCCAATTTACTCAGCTGCTGCTCAAAATGTGCTGAAATATTGCGCTgtattgttatatttttgcctaTTTGCCACCTCTGTTCTGGAGTTCACTACATAGATGTGTACCTTTataacagtacagtacagtattacTCTTGTTTAGAGGTATAAAACTGTTAACTCTGAAGGTCGTGATTCAGCTGCATTGATGTGGGTATGTTGGaatcaattataataatattctaTTGATTATTAGCTTATTTTTAGCCCAGTGTAAATTCTCAGGCaacttttaaacatatttttacaggGATGCGCCAATACTATGTTTTCAGAGTACGGCTATACATTCTTTTAGCACTCACCTCCAGATTCCAGTACCACACTGAGTAATGTACTTAGAAGTACATGGTAGTTGTTTGAGTTGAGTAAAAGAGTACAGTGTACCTTGAcagttaaattattaaaatctaGCTGATATTAAATGATGTGAATTAGCTAGCTATGTTACATTAATTACCTTTGATCCTAGAGCTGTAGTTaagaagagcaggttttgttcTACGTCAGAAAATGGCTTCTATACAGCTGTAAGTACGTTTCATTGGTTTGAACCCCTATTTTGTCTTTGAGAGTCTCTGTAGAGCAGTGACGGGCAGGAATCACATCCAAGGCTAATGCATTCAAGGAGCTCACTTGAGTTTTAGCTGTGTCTGAAGTCTCTTGCTTGGCAGGTTGAGCTGTAGTTGTATGTTCTCTAAATCCAAGCATACAGTGTaggattttagaaatcttgttctttgttAACTCATACTGTATGTTTGAATAGTTTGAATAATCATGTACAGTCAATGATTTATATACTCACACCGTACAAAAACTCTTCATCCACGAACCAAATGGTCCATTTTGGTCCATGAACAAAATCACTGCACCGAGAAGAACCAGCTTTTTATTGCTAAGACATTTgagttaaataaattaaattgaaCTAAAGAAAGCTTGGTTTGAGTCATTTGTTAGCGCGGCAGTGAACACGTGGCTTATGTCGCATGGTATCAGAAAAATAACAATTCCCTAGTCTCATTTGTGAATTGAGTGTATTTTTAGAAATGATTCTGAAGTGTAccagaaaataaaatcaaagatGACATTTGGAATTTCCTGATATACGCAACTGTACTCGCTGCAGTGTCAGAGATTAGCACTCCTCAGTCTGTAAAATTGCATCATTTCTTAGGAAAATTTTTCTTAAatcctgtgtgagtgtgtgtattttttttatatgttggAGTATGTAGgccatggtgtgtgtgtgtgttaagttGAGAGCAGAAGTGATTTAGGTGGAGGATTAGTGCAGAGCAGAGATTGAGCACTGGGTAAAAGCTTGTGTTTCTCTCCACCAAGCCTTTGAGGGGCTGTGCAACTGAGCAGATCCATCACTGCAcccgcacatacacacacgtgtTTATTGCATGAGAAGGAGGAACTAACATAAATATCAGCCTGAGCTAAACCAGACCTCCCAgaacactccacacacaccgcCTGCCTCACAGTGTGTCACAGAGCTGggtgtgttttagttttagaCCTTTGAGTTTGGTTAACAAGAGCGTTGGAAggtttttgttgatttgaagtTTGGGCATTATCTTATCTGTATAGACTGGAAGGGTCTAATTTTTCTCATTATAATTTACTATTACATCCACTGTAATAATTTCAGTGTCATAAAATCAGAACACACATTTTACAGGAAATTCGACAGAAACTTCCAAAAACTACATATACAGCAATTTTCATTGTTTCACCCTTTGcgtttattacagcttccattctttttttggagatttggtttgagttttccaaagaaatctgcagaggtATTTTTAtactcctccaaagttcagtcttaggttCCTTTTTTCCTCACTATCTGAGTAATCCTTTTTCCCCTCACCATctgagtaatcccaaacacattcagggtCTCGGGTGTagacagtccattgttctgagaacactggTAGCTTACtgatttgatttgcaaatgtctttctcagtaacagctactTGACAGCTATACagcctttcagacccatagcgttcagttttcttctcacagtagaaggatggacagaaacacctgtggattttttcagatctgaaacaaaagTGGAACTTCTCTTGTCTGTCAAAGATAAATGTGTCATTTATCTGGTGGtgacagttttagtggtctaccaAGTCCTGCATGGTTGTTAAGGGTCCCAATTCTGAGTTTTGAAAACTTGtggcatttcattcattttcctctGACTTTCCCCCTTCCTTGTGCAAGCAGGTGTTATAGCAAATCTCTTCTGCAATAtggaaaaaattaataattaaataattgctGTTCTGACTTGAAAGTGAAAGAGTGTatagcttttgcacagtactgtatacactgtgtgcagaattattaggcAAATGAGTATTTTGATCACATCATCCTTTTTATACATGTTGTGCTACTCCAAGCTGTATAGGCTTGAAAGCCAACTACCAATTAAGTAAATCAGGTGATGTGCATCTCCGTAATGAGAGCCGGTGTGGTCTAATGATATCAACACCCTATATGAGGTGTGCTTAATTACCCTTTCCTTTGGCAAAATGGGTCAGAAGAGAGATTTGACggactctgaaaagtcaaaaattgTGAGATGTCTTGCAGAGGGATGCAGCAGTCTTGAAATTACCAAACTTTTGAAGCGTGATTACCGAACAATCAAGCGTTTCATGGCAAATAgccaacagggtcgcaagaagtgtgttgaaaaaaaaaaggcacaaaatAACTGCCCATGAATTGAGGaaaatcaagcgtgaagctgcCAAGATGCCATTTGCCACCAGTTTTGCCATATTTCAGAGCTGCAACGTTACTGGAGTATCAAAAAGCACAAGGTGCGCGATACTCAgggacatggccaaggtaaggaaggctgaaaaaCGACCACCTTTGAACAAGAAACATAAGATAAAACGTCAAGACTGGGCCATGAAATATCCTAAGACTGATTTTCTAAGAGTGACTCTTGATGggccagatggatgggcccgagGCTGGATCAGTAAAGGGCAGAGAGCTCCACTCCGactcagacgccagcaaggtggaggtggggtactggtatagGCTGGTATCATCAAAGATGAACTTGtgggaccttttcgggttgaggATGGAGTGAAGCTCAACTCCCAGACCTACTGCCAGTTTCTGAAAGACACCTTCTTCAAGCAATGGTACAGGAAGAAGTCGGTATCGTTcaagaaaaacatgattttcatgcaggacaatgctccatcacatggaTCCAAATACTCCACAGCGTGGCTGGCCAGTAAAGgtctaaaagaagaaaaaataatgacatggcccccttgtTCACCTGAACTGAACCCCATAGAGAACCTGTGGTTCCTCATAAAATGTGAGATCTACAGGGagggaaaacagtacacctctctgaacagtgtctgggaggctgtggtggCTGCTGCACGCAATGTTGATTGTAAACAGATCAAGCACCTGACAGAATCTATGGATGGAAGgcttttgattgtttttgataTATATTTGGTTTTTATTAAGTTGCCTAATAattctgtacagtaatagtTACCTGCACAAACAGATATCCTCCTAAGATAgccaaatctaaaaaaaaaacccactccaACTTCCAATAATATTAAGCTTTGATATTTATGAGTCTTTCGGGTTGATTGAGAACATAGTTGTTGTTCAATAATAAACAGAATCCTCTCAAATACaacttgcctaataattctgcacacaCTGTATGTAGACACACAGTTCAGTCTAGACCAAGAGGCTCATACATCTAGAACTGTATAACAGTTTTATagtgtttatcatgaaataataGAAGTGTTCTATCCCTGCTGGAAATATAGGCTTAATTTGCATAGTCGGAAAAATAAGGCTACATATAAATACGGTATATAGGAGctgaaaacagaaattaaagcATGAAGctgtaaaatataaacatgtcATCTAACAAGTGATCCAAATGATGCACAATTAATGCACTGTAAACAGCAGCTCAGAGTAATTGGCTACACAGGTGACAGAGTAAGCATGTGTTAGCTTGGAGTGGGGGTGTGCTAAAATGGCAGAATTCATAATAAAGCACGcacaaacaaattttaaaataaatgtcttttttctttacttccATGAACATGAGCATGACTTGAATCAAATTGTGTCTACATTTCTCTAAtcacttgtttgtttgtctttgcaTTTATCCAATTACTTGTTTTCATCACTACAGTTTCTGTAATTGAGCCTTATTCACCATTGCCTTCCTAAGTTTcttcttaaatttgtttttgagaaatGTCCTATGAAAAGCCTGGTTGTAATAAACCACCTTTTGTTGAGGTTTGGGCTATTTTATTCAGATTTACAAGCTGTTATCAAATCTCAGTCATGACCAGTTGGCATAGAAAGTTTGCTATTTCATAGCTCTCCCCTGTCATGCCAACAATCTAGGACTGCAAAAGCCCACACATGGCTCTCAATGTGATTCAGCATGGTTTTACCTGCCTCAGTAGGTGGTTTCACTCCAGGAAGGAGTCAGTTTGCAGACACACAAAACACTCATTTCCACAGAATGAGCAAAATAGTTTTTAGTGAAGTCTTCAGAAGTTTGTCCAAAGTCAGTCAGTGCAAGAAAAGCCATCATTACCTCCATGGGCTAAAGCAGATTACCAGAAATTTACCTCTGAACCAATGAAGCACTCCAATATATTGTAAAATGTAGCTTAGTCAATAAGTTATATTCAGACATATGTTCAATTTAGTAGACATAATTTCCTTCCAAACATAGTTTGCAAATATTGTTCTTAACTTtaaaaaacccaaacattcaAAGTCAGTCAGTTATGTCAATTGAAATCGGTTAGCAATTGATTCCTGGTGATTAAAATGTCTACTGTTAATTCAGAACCATATTACCTTCCTTCTTGAACAGCCACATGGACATCAGGGTGAAGTAGTTATTCAGTAACCATAGTGATTGGGCCTCCACTCATCCTACCTTAGCTTACTAACCTATCAGCAATATGATTATTTCAAAACAGTGACTCTGAGTTCTCTCCACCCTCTTTCTGTAGGAGGCATGGCTGTTTGGTCCTTGGCTTCCAGTGCCCAGAGTCCTACACAGGAAGTATTGGACAGAGTAGGCAGCTGAGGAAGGGAGCTCCTTGCTGGGCCGTAATGACGAAGAGACAAGGACGGCCCTGCAGGTGGAAGTGAAGATTTGACCAGGAAGAGGGAGGAAGAAGATGGGAGCCAATGCTTCCAGCTACCCGCACTCATGCTCCCCTCGCTTTGGTGGAAATTCACAGACACAGCAGACCTTCATTGGTAAGTGCTTAAATGGAAAAACTGGTATTTGTGCTAGTATTTTTAATCTGTTGTTGTATGGATACTGATCAGTGCTTGTCTattgtaaaatgtatatttctttACGTAGTTTAGAGACTGTTTCCGTAAACAGTTTACGCATAACTGTTGCATAACTTCACTCACTGATTAAACTGTGCATCATGTAACATTGCAGGGCAGCTTTGATTAgtgaaaaaaagccaaaatctgaaagaaaaggagatggTTTTGGTTCAGTGCCAGACTGGTCAAGAAACATCTGCCACCACTGAgggtgttttctttttttcttcctggtTATGTATGTAGAACCCTTGGACATGGATGGGATGTGCTTTTTATCACAAACTGGCATATTAATGAGCTGGTACATTTAAGAAAGTTGCATAGATCAAATTCAATATTTTTATGGCTTTATTCAACTATTCAGCATTCATCATGCCATTCAAGGTTTGTATGTCAAACATCATTTGAGCATTTAACAGTAGGTTTTTAACATAAGCGTTTAATATAAGTGAGCATTTAACATAAGTGATTGTTGCCACGTCATCATTACAGTTTCTTTATCTGATTGGAATTGGCATCAGTGCACCTCTCACTTTTTAGAAATGTCATTCATCTCAAAAATGTCCTCTCCAAACTTGGAGACCTACTtacctcataccatcctcagaTGAAACATCCTAACCAAGATATTTGACAGCAGAATCCATAGCACTAATCGATGATTAACCCTGGCCTGTGACATTCGCTGGCATTTCTATAATGATTTTTAATCCCCCCCTGTGGAAAGTGCAGTTCAATTACCAGTGAAATGGGGCTGGAGACTGTGATTAACTTGGTGTCACCGGAACCATTAGGGAGAAGGAGCGGGATAATGGGCTGCTGAAGCCTGCATGAACGCTGGGTTTTTTTGGGAGCAGCTAGTTATCAGGTCAGTTCAGTCCTGGAGACTGTGTCTCTGCAGTCTGAATGGCTGCTGATTTTGGGGAAAAGAATCATTCTTCCTTGACGTGTTTCTAGACATGGCTGGCTGGAGACGATTTACAAAGCTGTCACTCATCTGTAATTTCCCAGCTCTCTATGATCTTTCAAAACTAATTGAGTCATTTTTCAGTAGAATCTTccattgtgttttttcttttcactgaaagatatataactatataaaatCTTTGTAGTTTTGTTCTATAAGTTAAATTGGGGATAAGCAATATAGAAAACAAGATCACAATACTTGAAGACTTTGATACGTAATGTAAATcccaatattttgtttttctgagattttgtAAGTTAGAACAGACAAAGTACCAGTTGTACTAATAAATACTATTGCACAttatgaatacaatgatttttagtGTTTCACACACTGTACCAAACTAAAACCAATTAGCCCTTgttgtgttctttaagtactagTGATGCCTGTgatttgctcagaaaagcatatgtGATGAAGGTGGGAAACATATTTTCTCATTATCCTTATCATTTCTATTATCATGATGCACAGTATGCACTTCTGACTATGTTGTGGATACACCACAGATGATGCTGAACCGCATGATGTATAAAGACAGCATAGTTATTTGTGTTTAACtgaatttagtgcagcacagtgaaatgtgaaatgttgagaATTATTAACTAAtggatatttttaaatgtgacactacTATTGCTTTGTATTGAAATATCATGACACATAGATCTTGGTCATTTCTGTAAGTATTGCCCACCTCATGATATATGGAAGACTTTGAAGTACTAACCATGCTTTTCCAATATAGGCTAGGGATGGGCATACAAACTATTTTGCTATTTGAGTGTCTATGTTTGTGAGCAAATCCATGAGTATGCAGATTTGTTATAGGCCCATTGTTCtgattacaaaataaaaaacatttcaacatttttttttttttttttttttttttttttttttgtgcagctAGAATGATCCATATCTGCTTGTTTGGTTTAGTGATTATCTTAAGTAAACAAATACTAAGATTTCAGCTTTCTGTAAATGCAGATAATCTTGGTCAACCTTACTGAACTCTTTGTCTCCACCTCTCAGGAACGTCACTGTACTCGCAGCAGGGCTACACTTGGGAACCAAAGCTCTACAGTCTGGAACATAGTGTGCATGAGAGGCCACATGACCGGAAGAAGAAGAGCTCTGGCCTGGCCACCCTGAAGCGCAGGTTCATCAGGCGCCGCAGGGCTGGCCGCTCAGCAGACCATGCACGGCAGATGCGAGAGCTGCTCTCAGGTTGGGACGTGCGTGATGTTAATGCTCTAGTGGAAGAGTATGAGGGCACTGCTGCTCTTAAAGAGCTGAGTCTGGCTGCTGGCCTGGCCAGACCTGAGGTTTCTGCTCTGCGCTCTGACATGGCTGCCCTATTCCAGCACAAGCACTGCACTGACGTGGACCTGGTCTTTCAGGACACCTGTTTCCCTTCCCACAGGGCCATCCTGGCTGCCCGCTGCCCTTTCTTCAAGACTTTACTGTCATCCACAGGTGCAGCAGCTTCGGGCTACGGAGGGACAGAGGTGCTGCTGGACGTGGGCACAGCAGGCATGGATGTTGCACTGTTCTCTGCTCTTTTACACTTCCTGTACACAGGTGAGCTAGGCACTGGAGGAGTGGGCGAGGCAGAAACGCGGCTGAGGAACATGGATGTTCTTCGGCAGCTGAGTGAGGAGTTTGGCATGCCTAACCCTCTGGAGGACGACATGAGGGCACTGTTTAACAACATGTGCTATTACGACTCTGTCCTTAGCTTTTGCTCTGATCCTGAAGTTGCAGAAGCTTGTGATGGAGTGGGTGGTATTAGTGGAGGGGGTATCACCGGAGGCAACACTGTAAACAGCAGCACTGGAAGCGGTGGGCAGTCACCATCGCCCGAGGAGGACTTGAGGGCCCACAAGGCTGTCCTCTCAGCCCGGTCTCCTTTCTTTCGGAACCTGCTGCAGCGGCGCATTCGGACAGGTGAAGAGATCACCGAGCGCACACTGCAGACTCCCACGCTGATCGTACTGGACGAGTCCATCATTCCACAGAAGTACGCCCGCGTGATCCTCCACTGCATGTACACGGATGCTGTCGACCTCTCCTTGGTCCTCCATGGCAGTCCTTCTGTAGGCAGTCTGAGTGAGGCTCAGGCACTGCTCACAGGCAGTGGAGCTGGCAAGGGTGCTCTATCTTCACGCACAGAAGAAGCCATGGAGCTCTAC is drawn from Pygocentrus nattereri isolate fPygNat1 chromosome 10, fPygNat1.pri, whole genome shotgun sequence and contains these coding sequences:
- the LOC108423515 gene encoding BTB/POZ domain-containing protein 7-like isoform X3; protein product: MGANASSYPHSCSPRFGGNSQTQQTFIGTSLYSQQGYTWEPKLYSLEHSVHERPHDRKKKSSGLATLKRRFIRRRRAGRSADHARQMRELLSGWDVRDVNALVEEYEGTAALKELSLAAGLARPEVSALRSDMAALFQHKHCTDVDLVFQDTCFPSHRAILAARCPFFKTLLSSTGAAASGYGGTEVLLDVGTAGMDVALFSALLHFLYTGELGTGGVGEAETRLRNMDVLRQLSEEFGMPNPLEDDMRALFNNMCYYDSVLSFCSDPEVAEACDGVGGISGGGITGGNTVNSSTGSGGQSPSPEEDLRAHKAVLSARSPFFRNLLQRRIRTGEEITERTLQTPTLIVLDESIIPQKYARVILHCMYTDAVDLSLVLHGSPSVGSLSEAQALLTGSGAGKGALSSRTEEAMELYHIALFLEFSMLAQVLGEQGGTRLCWSEFIGRWWLSSYHHL